The Juglans microcarpa x Juglans regia isolate MS1-56 chromosome 8S, Jm3101_v1.0, whole genome shotgun sequence genome has a window encoding:
- the LOC121244916 gene encoding putative GDP-L-fucose synthase 2 has product MGEDTSNGKIPMCSFLTNKTAKICVLGHRGLVGSAIVRKLQHLGFTNLLLRTHSELDLTRQNDVESFFAVEKPQFVILAAAKVGGIHANSNYPADFIAINLQIQTNVIDSSYRHGVEKLLFLGSSCIYPKFAPQPIPEDALLTSPLEPTNEWYAVAKIAGIKMCQAYRLQYCWDAISAMPTNLYGPNDNFHPENSHVLPALMRRFHEAKVKKAKEVVVWGTGSPLREFLHVDDLADAVIFLMESYSGLGQLNVGSGKEVSIKELAELVKDVVGFEGELVWDASKPDGTPRKLMDCSKLAELGWSPKISLKDGLADTYKWYLENVKQ; this is encoded by the exons ATGGGAGAAGACACCTCCAAcg GGAAGATCCCCATGTGTTCCTTCCTCACTAACAAGACCGCGAAAATCTGCGTGCTTGGCCACCGAGGCCTCGTCGGCTCCGCCATCGTCCGCAAGCTCCAGCACCTCGGTTTCACTAACCTTCTGCTCCGCACCCACTCCGAGCTCGATCTCACGCGCCAAAACGACGTTGAATCCTTTTTCGCAGTCGAGAAGCCCCAGTTCGTCATCCTTGCTGCGGCCAAGGTCGGCGGCATCCACGCCAACAGCAACTATCCGGCCGACTTCATCGCCATCAACCTCCAGATCCAGACCAATGTCATCGACTCCTCCTACCGCCACGGCGTCGAGAAGCTTCTATTCCTCGGCTCCTCTTGCATCTACCCCAAGTTCGCACCCCAGCCGATTCCCGAGGACGCGTTGCTCACCAGCCCCTTGGAGCCCACCAACGAATGGTACGCTGTCGCCAAGATCGCGGGGATCAAAATGTGCCAGGCCTACAGACTTCAATACTGTTGGGACGCGATTTCGGCGATGCCCACGAACTTGTACGGCCCGAACGACAATTTTCATCCCGAGAATTCACACGTCTTGCCGGCGTTGATGCGGAGGTTCCACGAGGCAAAGGTGAAGAAAGCGAAGGAGGTAGTGGTGTGGGGGACGGGGAGTCCCCTGAGGGAGTTCCTGCACGTCGACGATTTGGCCGACGCGGTGATCTTCTTGATGGAGAGCTACAGTGGGTTGGGGCAGCTGAATGTGGGGAGTGGGAAGGAGGTGAGCATCAAGGAGTTGGCGGAGCTGGTGAAGGACGTGGTAGGGTTCGAGGGCGAGCTCGTTTGGGACGCGTCCAAGCCCGATGGAACTCCTAGGAAGCTGATGGATTGCTCGAAGCTCGCCGAGTTGGGATGGAGCCCCAAGATTTCACTCAAGGATGGGCTTGCTGATACCTATAAATGGTACTTGGAGAATGTCAAGCAATAA